A genomic segment from Sulfuritalea hydrogenivorans sk43H encodes:
- a CDS encoding type II toxin-antitoxin system RelE/ParE family toxin yields the protein MAAVQVLQAAAFRRAYKRLHPNQKADVDDAVQAIVADPTLGEAKKGDLAGVFVYKFKCAGQLALLAYEYDPATRLLLLLGSHENFYRDLKRS from the coding sequence ATGGCCGCCGTCCAGGTACTGCAAGCCGCTGCTTTCCGCCGCGCTTACAAGCGCCTGCACCCCAACCAGAAGGCCGATGTCGACGACGCCGTACAGGCCATCGTCGCCGATCCCACGCTGGGCGAAGCAAAGAAAGGCGACCTCGCCGGCGTCTTTGTCTACAAGTTCAAGTGCGCCGGCCAGCTTGCCCTGCTTGCCTACGAATACGACCCCGCCACCCGACTGCTACTGCTGCTCGGCTCGCACGAGAATTTCTACCGCGACTTGAAGCGCTCCTGA
- a CDS encoding ParD-like family protein: MSMPVRIDDTLYDQARAQAQAERRTIAGQIEFWAMVGKAALDNPDLPTDFVRELLIARAEGPTLATPFVAEGKRD, from the coding sequence ATGAGTATGCCTGTCCGCATCGACGACACCCTTTATGACCAGGCCCGCGCCCAGGCGCAGGCCGAACGCCGCACCATCGCCGGACAAATCGAGTTCTGGGCCATGGTCGGCAAGGCCGCGCTGGACAACCCCGACCTGCCGACCGATTTCGTCCGCGAACTGCTGATTGCCCGCGCCGAAGGCCCGACCCTGGCGACGCCCTTTGTCGCCGAAGGAAAGCGCGACTGA